The following proteins come from a genomic window of Corallococcus sp. NCRR:
- a CDS encoding DUF3332 domain-containing protein, which translates to MKLRPSRWLGVLCAGVLMMHATGCFGSFKLTTKIWQFNKGISGNKFVQWLVFLVFIVVPVYEIGTLVDALVVNSIEFWTGGNPVSSVEGEDSNTRIVKLSPTDTLKMSRDVESGVMRLELQREGQEPVVRYFEPLEDGMVARDEAGALLIRAQGQTDGAVKVTDAAGSTVTVHARDAVDAARQLFLDGGAPALAQFATHQGQLSQGMATLDACTP; encoded by the coding sequence ATGAAGTTACGTCCGTCCCGTTGGCTCGGCGTGCTGTGCGCGGGTGTCCTGATGATGCATGCGACGGGCTGTTTCGGCTCGTTCAAGCTCACGACGAAGATCTGGCAGTTCAACAAGGGCATCTCCGGCAACAAGTTCGTCCAGTGGCTGGTGTTCCTCGTGTTCATCGTGGTGCCCGTCTATGAAATCGGCACGCTGGTGGACGCGCTCGTCGTCAACAGCATCGAGTTCTGGACCGGCGGCAACCCGGTGAGCAGCGTGGAGGGGGAAGACTCCAACACGCGCATCGTGAAGCTCAGCCCCACCGACACGCTGAAGATGTCCCGCGACGTGGAGTCCGGCGTCATGCGCCTGGAGCTCCAGCGCGAGGGCCAGGAGCCCGTGGTGCGCTACTTCGAGCCGCTGGAGGACGGCATGGTCGCGCGCGACGAGGCGGGCGCCCTGCTCATCCGCGCCCAGGGCCAGACGGACGGCGCGGTGAAGGTGACGGACGCCGCCGGCTCCACCGTGACGGTGCACGCCCGGGACGCGGTGGACGCCGCGCGGCAGCTCTTCCTGGACGGCGGCGCGCCCGCGCTCGCGCAGTTCGCCACGCACCAGGGACAGCTCTCCCAGGGCATGGCCACGCTCGACGCCTGCACGCCGTGA
- a CDS encoding sigma 54-interacting transcriptional regulator: MPSGPPVPIPTHTVVAARAQGERLSAQRFHLVLLDTERAGTVYPLATEDLRVGKSTDNDVVIDHPTVSRNHLVVRRQGDRFLVQDLGSTNGTFLDGAQVREAYLRPGALLEVGDVRLRFSPQMTPVQVEPTVEDRLGDLVGRSVPMRQIFALLQRIAPTDSTVLLVGETGSGKGAGAKAIHKLSPRAAGPLVVFDCASVSDSLIESELFGHEKGAFTGAVGQRIGCLERAHGGTLFLDEIDDLALDLQPKLLRAIEDREFRRLGSSTPISFDARIVVASKKDLWAETQAGRFREDLYFRLSVFTVSLPPLRDRKEDIPLLVEAFAGEGLWPRLPEKIQEQFLGHTWPGNVRELRNALERARHMVDIPGLTGDNLLREFTRDVPTPAGDFLPVEFTGPFKVCKDELVRAFEREYLTRLLGRARGNIARAAREAELDRKHLYSLLHKYGLVQSEPD, translated from the coding sequence ATGCCTTCCGGTCCTCCCGTCCCCATCCCCACGCACACCGTCGTCGCCGCGCGGGCGCAGGGGGAACGGCTGTCCGCGCAGCGCTTCCACCTGGTGCTGCTGGACACCGAACGAGCGGGCACCGTGTATCCGCTCGCCACGGAGGACCTGCGCGTCGGCAAGTCCACCGACAATGACGTCGTCATCGACCACCCCACGGTGAGCCGCAACCACCTGGTCGTGCGCCGCCAGGGCGACCGCTTCCTCGTGCAGGACCTGGGCTCCACCAACGGCACCTTCCTGGACGGCGCACAGGTGCGCGAGGCCTACCTGCGCCCCGGTGCCCTCCTGGAAGTGGGCGACGTGCGCCTGCGCTTCAGCCCGCAGATGACGCCCGTGCAGGTGGAGCCCACCGTCGAGGACCGGCTGGGCGACCTCGTGGGCCGCAGCGTGCCCATGCGGCAGATCTTCGCGCTGCTCCAGCGCATCGCCCCCACGGACTCCACCGTGCTGCTCGTGGGCGAGACGGGCTCCGGCAAGGGCGCGGGCGCCAAGGCCATCCACAAGTTGAGCCCCCGCGCGGCCGGGCCGCTGGTCGTCTTCGACTGCGCGAGCGTGTCCGACTCACTCATCGAGTCCGAGCTGTTCGGCCACGAGAAGGGCGCCTTCACCGGCGCGGTGGGCCAGCGCATCGGGTGCCTGGAGCGCGCCCACGGCGGCACCCTCTTCCTGGACGAAATCGACGACCTCGCCCTGGACCTGCAGCCCAAGCTCCTGCGCGCCATCGAGGACCGCGAGTTCCGCCGCCTGGGCTCCTCCACGCCCATCTCCTTCGACGCGCGCATCGTCGTGGCCAGCAAGAAGGACCTGTGGGCGGAGACGCAGGCGGGCCGCTTCCGCGAGGACCTCTACTTCCGCCTGTCTGTCTTCACCGTCAGCCTGCCGCCCCTGCGCGACCGCAAGGAGGACATCCCGCTGCTCGTGGAGGCCTTCGCGGGCGAGGGCCTCTGGCCCCGGCTGCCGGAGAAGATTCAAGAGCAGTTCCTGGGGCACACCTGGCCGGGCAACGTGCGCGAACTGCGCAACGCCCTGGAGCGCGCCCGGCACATGGTGGACATCCCGGGCCTCACCGGGGACAACCTCCTGCGCGAGTTCACCCGCGACGTGCCCACGCCCGCCGGGGACTTCCTGCCGGTGGAGTTCACCGGGCCGTTCAAGGTGTGCAAGGACGAGCTCGTGCGCGCCTTCGAGCGCGAGTACCTCACGCGCCTTCTGGGCCGCGCCCGGGGCAACATCGCCCGCGCCGCCCGGGAGGCGGAGCTGGACCGCAAGCACCTCTATTCGCTGCTGCACAAGTACGGGCTCGTTCAGAGCGAGCCGGACTGA